In a single window of the Methylophaga frappieri genome:
- the uvrD gene encoding DNA helicase II: MDVSELLNDLNKPQRDAVAAPLGHARILAGAGSGKTRVLVHRIAWLIQAEGLSSANILAVTFTNKAAAEMRGRIEEMLGYPIGGMWVGTFHGLAHRLLRLHWQDVNLPQSFQILDSDDQQRLLKRLIRSLNLDEAQWPAKQAQWFINAQKDEGLRAANIQVGNDPYSKTMQQIYQAYEQACERAGVVDFGELLLRCHELWLKRTDILAHYQQRFSSILVDEFQDTNTIQYAWLRLLAGEQGHLFIVGDDDQSIYGWRGAKIENIQKFHQDYPQANTVRLEQNYRSTGNILAAANAVIANNSERLGKQLWTADDDGDPVQIYQAFNERDEAQYLVQMVQQWVNQGGERSQCAVLYRSNAQSRVIEEALMQAAMPYRVYGGLRFFERAEIKDVLAYLRLIANRRDDAAFERVVNTPTRGIGAATLTQLRQIARETDQTLWQTATDMVEQNSLAARAANALSGFLTLIDSLTPIDDSMALHELTQLVIDESGLKAFYSKDKSEKGQGRLENLDELINATREFMRADTEEDMPLLDAFLAHAALEAGEMQAGAWQDCVQLMTLHSAKGLEFPVVFMVGMEEGLFPGQKSAEDPMRLAEERRLCYVGMTRARKTLYLMHTESRYLYGQEMHPRPSRFLAEVPVEHCHEIRSRQPAGHLSGLTSRQQTVSENGYHPGQQVMHQKFGPGVILDTEGSGTHARVQVNFKQAGSKWLVLAYANLETL, translated from the coding sequence ATGGATGTATCCGAACTTTTAAACGATCTGAATAAACCGCAACGTGACGCAGTGGCCGCACCACTTGGTCATGCTCGAATTTTGGCTGGTGCGGGCAGTGGTAAAACGAGGGTATTAGTTCATCGCATCGCGTGGTTGATCCAAGCCGAAGGGTTATCATCGGCAAACATTCTCGCCGTCACCTTTACCAACAAAGCAGCTGCCGAAATGCGTGGCCGTATTGAGGAGATGCTGGGTTATCCCATAGGCGGTATGTGGGTTGGCACCTTTCATGGGCTAGCACACCGCTTACTGCGCCTGCATTGGCAAGATGTCAATTTGCCGCAAAGCTTTCAAATTCTTGATAGCGATGATCAGCAGCGCTTGTTAAAACGGCTGATTCGGAGTTTAAATCTAGATGAAGCACAGTGGCCAGCCAAGCAAGCGCAATGGTTTATTAATGCACAAAAGGATGAAGGCCTTCGTGCTGCAAACATCCAGGTCGGCAACGATCCCTACTCTAAAACCATGCAGCAAATTTATCAGGCATATGAACAAGCCTGTGAACGAGCGGGAGTCGTTGATTTTGGCGAGTTATTGCTGCGATGTCATGAGTTATGGTTGAAACGTACTGACATTCTTGCCCACTATCAGCAACGTTTTTCTTCCATTCTGGTTGATGAGTTTCAGGATACCAATACTATCCAGTATGCCTGGCTTCGTTTACTGGCTGGTGAGCAAGGCCATTTATTTATCGTCGGCGATGATGATCAGTCCATCTATGGCTGGCGTGGCGCCAAAATCGAAAATATTCAGAAATTTCATCAAGATTATCCTCAGGCCAATACCGTTCGTCTGGAGCAGAACTATCGCTCTACCGGCAATATTCTGGCAGCCGCCAATGCGGTCATCGCCAATAATAGTGAACGTCTGGGCAAACAGCTGTGGACTGCGGATGATGATGGTGATCCGGTGCAGATTTATCAGGCTTTTAATGAACGCGATGAAGCCCAATACCTAGTACAAATGGTTCAGCAATGGGTGAACCAAGGTGGCGAACGCAGTCAATGTGCGGTGCTGTATCGTTCGAATGCACAATCGCGTGTCATTGAAGAAGCCTTAATGCAAGCTGCCATGCCCTATCGGGTTTATGGCGGACTGCGTTTCTTTGAACGCGCCGAAATCAAGGACGTGCTGGCTTATCTCCGTCTGATTGCAAACCGACGTGATGATGCCGCTTTTGAACGCGTCGTCAATACCCCCACACGCGGTATTGGTGCTGCAACTCTAACCCAACTACGCCAAATCGCCAGAGAAACCGATCAAACCTTGTGGCAAACCGCCACCGATATGGTTGAACAAAATAGCTTAGCCGCCAGAGCAGCGAATGCATTATCAGGTTTTTTGACCTTAATTGACTCGCTAACCCCCATTGATGACAGCATGGCATTACATGAGCTGACACAACTGGTTATTGATGAAAGTGGTTTGAAGGCGTTTTACAGTAAAGATAAATCGGAAAAAGGTCAGGGTCGGCTCGAAAATCTGGACGAACTTATCAATGCGACACGCGAATTTATGCGTGCCGATACAGAAGAGGACATGCCGCTTTTAGATGCCTTTTTGGCGCATGCCGCGCTTGAAGCCGGTGAAATGCAAGCCGGCGCATGGCAAGATTGTGTCCAACTGATGACCTTACATTCGGCGAAAGGACTGGAATTTCCCGTTGTCTTCATGGTTGGTATGGAAGAAGGCTTATTTCCTGGACAAAAATCAGCCGAGGATCCAATGCGTCTCGCTGAAGAACGTCGCCTCTGCTATGTTGGCATGACGCGGGCCAGAAAAACGTTATATCTCATGCATACCGAATCACGGTACCTTTATGGTCAAGAAATGCATCCTCGACCATCGCGTTTTCTGGCAGAAGTACCGGTTGAACATTGTCATGAAATTCGGTCACGGCAACCTGCTGGGCATTTATCTGGCCTGACGAGCCGACAGCAAACCGTCAGTGAAAATGGCTATCATCCTGGCCAACAAGTGATGCATCAAAAATTTGGGCCCGGTGTGATTCTGGATACTGAAGGTAGTGGCACTCACGCCCGTGTTCAGGTTAATTTTAAACAGGCAGGTAGTAAGTGGCTGGTACTTGCTTACGCCAATCTGGAAACGCTTTGA
- a CDS encoding DUF411 domain-containing protein, which translates to MFLLNIRNFLLSKAFFILLIPPSALSSEWDKIQTTLQNPVHITVYRDAHCQCCHAWIKHLETHQFEITDRIHPQMAMVKRELGLPTNMASCHTAVVEGYVIEGHVPAEDIKTLVTHKPENIHGLSVPHMPVGTPGMEMGKRKDPFTVFQFDKTGNGSAFSHYQVNENNQYDLIDDTP; encoded by the coding sequence ATGTTTTTATTGAATATCCGTAATTTTCTCCTCAGCAAGGCTTTTTTCATACTGCTGATTCCCCCTTCGGCCTTAAGTAGTGAATGGGATAAAATCCAAACAACCCTGCAAAACCCAGTTCATATCACCGTTTACCGTGATGCACATTGTCAGTGTTGTCATGCCTGGATTAAACATCTCGAAACACATCAATTCGAAATTACCGATCGCATCCATCCGCAAATGGCTATGGTAAAACGCGAACTTGGCCTGCCAACCAACATGGCCTCCTGCCACACAGCGGTCGTTGAGGGATATGTGATTGAAGGGCACGTTCCTGCTGAAGATATCAAGACGCTTGTGACTCATAAACCGGAAAACATTCACGGTTTATCTGTACCGCATATGCCAGTCGGCACGCCGGGCATGGAAATGGGAAAACGCAAAGATCCGTTTACCGTTTTCCAATTTGATAAGACGGGTAATGGGTCGGCCTTTAGCCACTATCAAGTTAATGAAAACAATCAGTACGATCTGATCGACGATACGCCATAG
- the rhlB gene encoding ATP-dependent RNA helicase RhlB, giving the protein MSAHLTDTAFSTLSLHENLQRGLADAGFAFCTPIQAQTLPLLLLNKDVAGQAQTGTGKTIAFLLATFQRLLSQPAQIDPQQPRALILAPTRELAIQIAKDAALLNKYANLRIALAHGGKDYQKQRDAIAAGCDMLIGTPGRLLDYHKQRVFDLRQIQAVVLDEADRMFDLGFIKDVRYFLRRIPKPSKRLGMLFSATLSYKVLELAYEHMNNPEKVQIAPEKVAADRIEETVYYPANDEKIPLLLALIKRINPLRSIVFVNTKHTADLVWGFLEGNGHKAALLSGDVPQKKRERLLTHFQDGEFPFLVATDVAARGLHIPEVSHVFNYDLPQDSEDYVHRIGRTARAGASGTAISFACEEYVFSLPDIERYIKHKIPVSSASDEQLATPAPAVKPERKSAPKLKTGSSDKTRNATRRPRSRRKPKQSVSKPDANQS; this is encoded by the coding sequence ATGAGTGCCCACCTCACCGACACCGCCTTTTCAACACTCTCCCTTCATGAGAACCTGCAGCGTGGACTGGCTGACGCCGGATTTGCTTTTTGCACTCCGATACAAGCGCAGACCTTACCACTACTATTACTTAACAAGGATGTTGCTGGACAGGCGCAAACCGGAACAGGCAAAACCATTGCTTTTTTGCTGGCAACTTTTCAGCGACTATTATCCCAACCAGCACAAATCGATCCGCAGCAACCGCGCGCACTGATTTTAGCGCCAACGCGTGAATTGGCGATTCAAATTGCGAAAGATGCCGCTTTATTGAATAAGTATGCCAATTTACGTATTGCTTTGGCGCATGGGGGTAAGGATTACCAAAAACAACGCGATGCCATCGCCGCAGGCTGTGACATGCTGATTGGGACGCCGGGACGGTTATTGGACTATCACAAACAACGGGTTTTTGATTTGCGGCAAATTCAGGCGGTGGTGCTGGATGAAGCGGACCGTATGTTTGATCTCGGGTTTATCAAAGATGTGCGTTACTTTCTGCGCCGGATTCCCAAGCCAAGTAAACGGCTTGGCATGTTGTTCTCTGCGACGCTCAGCTACAAAGTGCTGGAGTTGGCCTATGAGCACATGAATAATCCGGAAAAAGTACAAATTGCGCCCGAAAAAGTAGCCGCAGATCGCATTGAAGAAACGGTTTACTATCCGGCAAATGACGAAAAAATTCCTTTGTTACTGGCGTTAATCAAGCGTATCAATCCCTTACGCAGTATTGTGTTTGTCAATACCAAACACACTGCTGATCTGGTCTGGGGATTTCTGGAAGGTAACGGACATAAAGCCGCGTTGTTATCAGGAGACGTGCCACAAAAAAAGCGTGAACGATTGCTTACACACTTTCAGGATGGCGAGTTTCCATTTTTAGTTGCAACCGATGTCGCCGCGCGGGGGCTACATATTCCGGAAGTCAGTCACGTTTTTAATTACGATTTACCTCAGGACAGTGAGGATTATGTTCACCGTATTGGACGAACCGCCAGAGCAGGGGCTAGTGGCACGGCAATAAGCTTTGCCTGCGAAGAGTATGTCTTTTCATTGCCGGATATTGAGCGCTACATCAAACACAAAATTCCGGTGTCATCAGCCTCTGACGAACAATTGGCGACGCCTGCGCCAGCAGTCAAGCCTGAACGCAAATCAGCCCCTAAGCTTAAAACCGGCTCATCAGATAAGACAAGAAACGCGACACGCCGGCCGCGCTCACGGCGAAAACCAAAGCAATCGGTAAGTAAACCGGATGCAAATCAGTCCTAA
- a CDS encoding TRAP transporter substrate-binding protein, protein MKCISLKWLAMPLAFLLLTACEPPDAVNEDGSIDLTKVYRWKMVTTWPPGFPVLQEGAERFAESLAEMSNGRLQVKVFAGGELIPALQTFDAVSQGTVEMGHGSAYYWAGKVPEAQFFSTVPFGMNPRGMNAWLYSGGGLELWNKVYAPYHVKPFPLGNTGIQMGGWFNEPIHSVADLNGLKMRIPGLGGKVFAKAGGNPVLLAASEVYTALERNTIDATEWVSPYHDQRLGLYRAADYYYYPGWHEPGAVLELSINSRAWATLPPDLQKMVEQAAMAENLRMASEMEYLNAVALAELRERGVDIRAFPDDVMQHLKQLTQETLMEEAAANPKFKTVYDAYKTFRDQDKTWTDISEDAYLSVNE, encoded by the coding sequence ATGAAATGTATCTCGCTGAAATGGCTGGCAATGCCGCTTGCCTTTTTGTTACTGACAGCTTGCGAACCGCCTGACGCCGTTAATGAAGATGGCAGTATTGATCTAACTAAGGTTTACCGCTGGAAAATGGTCACAACGTGGCCGCCAGGTTTTCCCGTACTTCAAGAAGGTGCTGAGCGATTTGCAGAAAGTTTGGCAGAAATGTCTAATGGTCGACTGCAGGTCAAAGTGTTCGCTGGGGGCGAATTGATACCCGCTTTGCAAACCTTTGATGCCGTTTCCCAAGGCACCGTTGAAATGGGCCATGGCAGTGCCTATTACTGGGCGGGAAAAGTGCCGGAAGCACAATTTTTTTCCACCGTTCCTTTTGGCATGAACCCACGCGGTATGAATGCATGGCTTTACTCAGGCGGCGGGCTGGAACTTTGGAATAAGGTCTATGCACCCTATCATGTCAAACCCTTTCCGCTAGGCAATACTGGCATCCAAATGGGTGGCTGGTTTAATGAACCGATTCACTCTGTTGCGGATTTGAATGGCTTAAAAATGCGCATACCGGGACTGGGTGGCAAGGTTTTTGCGAAAGCAGGTGGTAATCCGGTTTTATTGGCGGCGAGCGAAGTCTACACGGCGCTTGAACGAAATACTATCGATGCTACCGAGTGGGTAAGCCCATATCACGATCAACGGCTAGGTCTTTATCGAGCAGCAGATTACTATTACTACCCTGGCTGGCATGAGCCAGGCGCGGTGCTTGAATTAAGCATCAATAGCCGTGCCTGGGCAACCCTACCACCAGATTTACAAAAAATGGTTGAGCAAGCGGCCATGGCTGAAAACCTGCGAATGGCTTCCGAGATGGAATATTTGAATGCGGTTGCGTTGGCAGAGCTTCGTGAACGCGGCGTGGATATTCGGGCTTTTCCTGATGATGTCATGCAACATCTCAAACAACTCACCCAAGAAACCCTCATGGAAGAAGCTGCTGCGAATCCGAAATTCAAAACAGTGTATGACGCCTACAAGACTTTTCGAGATCAAGACAAAACGTGGACTGACATTTCCGAAGATGCTTACCTGTCAGTAAACGAATGA
- a CDS encoding EamA family transporter translates to MELVWLVFRMLASVSANVFQKKMGHRGLSPLYITLGAYLVLTLISLPLLSLLNFDALRSAFWVNIVLAASLDMAGTLLLVMSLSKTDLSVFGPLNAYKVVFSALLALIFLGEVPSWQGGTGIFIILLGSVMLFPPQNGGRNRLLELLIKRGVQLRFLSILLFSIGTLPLKNAVIIGGPLATTLFWCLFGLPLAGLAYRLFRQQSFPVVWQAHASRYPDFIGLGVLIFIMQMTTMMLLEGMLIAYALALFQLSMMLQVFLGYRLFQEQHLARRLVACTIMILGCLLVLTT, encoded by the coding sequence ATGGAATTAGTCTGGTTGGTATTCCGGATGCTGGCGTCCGTATCAGCAAATGTTTTTCAAAAGAAAATGGGCCATCGTGGCTTGTCGCCTTTGTATATCACGCTTGGTGCCTATCTGGTTTTAACGCTCATCAGTCTGCCACTGTTGAGTCTGCTCAATTTTGACGCGCTGAGATCCGCATTCTGGGTAAATATCGTACTTGCAGCATCGCTTGATATGGCAGGTACGCTATTACTGGTAATGTCACTTTCGAAAACCGATCTCTCTGTTTTTGGTCCGCTTAATGCCTATAAAGTTGTCTTCTCCGCCCTGCTCGCGTTGATATTCCTTGGTGAAGTGCCGAGCTGGCAAGGCGGGACTGGCATCTTTATCATTCTGCTCGGCAGCGTGATGCTGTTTCCACCCCAAAATGGTGGCAGAAATCGTTTGTTAGAACTCTTAATCAAACGTGGTGTGCAATTACGTTTTTTGTCGATCTTGCTCTTTTCAATCGGCACGCTGCCATTAAAAAATGCGGTCATTATCGGCGGTCCATTAGCAACCACGTTATTCTGGTGTTTATTTGGTTTACCGCTGGCAGGGCTGGCCTATAGGCTATTCCGACAACAATCATTTCCCGTAGTCTGGCAAGCGCATGCCTCGCGATATCCTGATTTTATCGGGTTAGGTGTGCTGATTTTTATAATGCAAATGACCACCATGATGCTGCTTGAAGGCATGCTAATCGCCTACGCGTTGGCATTATTTCAGTTAAGCATGATGTTGCAGGTGTTTCTTGGTTATCGTCTCTTTCAAGAACAACATTTAGCAAGAAGGTTAGTTGCTTGCACTATCATGATCTTGGGCTGTTTACTGGTTCTGACAACCTGA
- the trxA gene encoding thioredoxin TrxA codes for MSKNVTNVTDSDFDSQVLQSELPVLVDYWAEWCGPCKMIAPVLEEISSEYEGKLRVCKLNIDENPDTPPRYGIRGIPTLMLFKDGEVEATKVGALTKSQLAAFLDSNI; via the coding sequence ATGAGCAAGAACGTCACGAATGTGACCGATAGCGACTTTGACAGTCAGGTACTGCAGTCAGAATTACCTGTGCTGGTTGATTACTGGGCCGAATGGTGTGGTCCATGCAAAATGATTGCGCCGGTACTGGAAGAGATCAGCTCAGAGTACGAAGGCAAACTGCGTGTTTGCAAACTGAACATTGATGAAAACCCTGACACCCCACCGCGCTATGGTATTCGTGGTATCCCTACCCTGATGCTGTTCAAAGATGGTGAAGTTGAAGCAACAAAAGTAGGCGCACTGACCAAATCTCAGCTCGCCGCTTTTCTTGACAGTAACATCTGA
- a CDS encoding UbiH/UbiF/VisC/COQ6 family ubiquinone biosynthesis hydroxylase → MARHTDILIVGGGMVGTVQALALAQQTQLSITLLESDPVTEFTVNQPTELRVSALNSASRALLSKLGVWQQLHTNRIGHFDTMTIFDQHASLQFDAAETGQTALGYIVENCHLQWAATELISQFSHIQVLSPATVTALSGQTVTLSDKQSLSAKLIIGADGQHSAIRQWAGIHRQTLRYQQHGLVAIIHSEKPHLNCARQRFVDGGPVAFLPLADPHQSAIVWSLPVATCQELSTCSPAAFIQRLHEIANMDLGELQLLSARAAFPLQSHHADHYVKPGIALIGDAAHGVHPLAGQGVNLGFQDVAALTKVVSEATHRQRHFADVNVLRRYQRARRAENLVMQHSLTGLHHVFGFRPPLFNQLRASGLHLLNQCPPIKNWLVKQAAGKLDR, encoded by the coding sequence ATGGCACGCCATACCGATATTTTAATTGTGGGTGGCGGTATGGTTGGCACCGTTCAAGCATTGGCTTTAGCACAACAAACCCAGTTGTCCATCACGCTTTTAGAAAGTGATCCGGTAACCGAGTTTACCGTAAATCAGCCAACAGAGCTCAGAGTGAGTGCGCTTAATAGCGCAAGTCGAGCGTTGTTATCGAAATTAGGTGTTTGGCAGCAACTTCATACAAACCGAATTGGCCATTTCGACACGATGACCATTTTTGATCAGCACGCGAGCCTACAATTTGATGCGGCTGAAACAGGACAGACTGCGCTAGGCTATATTGTCGAAAACTGCCATTTACAATGGGCTGCCACAGAGCTTATCTCGCAATTTTCTCATATTCAGGTGCTTTCTCCAGCCACCGTGACGGCACTATCGGGGCAGACGGTCACGCTATCTGATAAACAATCTCTCTCAGCCAAATTAATTATTGGTGCAGATGGCCAACACTCCGCGATTCGCCAATGGGCTGGTATTCATCGACAAACGCTACGTTATCAACAGCACGGTTTGGTTGCCATTATTCATTCGGAAAAACCACACTTGAACTGTGCTAGACAGCGATTTGTTGACGGCGGGCCCGTTGCATTTCTGCCTTTGGCTGATCCGCACCAATCAGCCATTGTCTGGAGTTTGCCTGTGGCAACCTGCCAGGAATTATCTACCTGTTCTCCTGCCGCGTTCATACAACGCCTCCACGAGATTGCCAATATGGATTTGGGTGAACTGCAGTTATTGTCCGCCCGTGCGGCATTTCCGTTGCAATCTCATCATGCTGATCATTACGTCAAACCAGGGATAGCATTGATAGGTGATGCAGCGCACGGTGTGCATCCGCTTGCTGGGCAAGGCGTTAACCTGGGTTTTCAAGATGTTGCTGCTCTGACTAAAGTTGTCAGCGAGGCCACCCATCGACAACGTCATTTTGCAGACGTAAACGTTCTACGACGTTATCAGCGCGCCCGTCGGGCAGAAAATCTCGTCATGCAACATAGTTTGACGGGGCTACATCACGTTTTTGGGTTTCGCCCCCCCCTATTTAATCAGTTAAGAGCATCGGGGCTGCATTTATTAAACCAATGCCCGCCAATTAAAAACTGGTTAGTGAAACAGGCCGCCGGCAAATTAGATCGGTAA
- a CDS encoding DEAD/DEAH box helicase, with product MQFDDLFLDDALLDALQRQGFTHATMVQQTAIPALLSGQDVLACAATGTGKTAAFVLPILQKLMDEPNTSGKAQFLIFAPTRELAFQIQHVFHQLGSAFKPIITMLTGGASPWAQVQHAETAGADIIIATPGRILSLVNSHSIDLTGIEMVVIDEADRMLDMGQGPDVLHSLAKIGHPFQAGLFSATLAGSGVRLFAESLLKDPQEILLQAANQQAQNVTQEVYLCDNQEHKQAILLSFLAQEDCTRALVFCNKKIRAESVCDFLQSQNISAQLLHGDFDQSVRRERIRKFRSGQIRVTVATDVAARGLDVADISHVINYDVPFRGDAYIHRIGRTGRADKYGLAINLVEPHDHKNLQRIEHHVGGKLPIRKRKGLAPKSKSNKAFSKPKNKPRYIAKKERQG from the coding sequence ATGCAATTTGATGATTTATTCCTAGATGATGCCCTGCTGGATGCACTCCAGCGCCAAGGTTTCACTCATGCAACGATGGTGCAACAAACAGCCATACCAGCTCTGCTATCCGGGCAGGATGTTTTAGCCTGTGCGGCGACAGGTACGGGAAAAACAGCGGCCTTTGTGCTACCCATTTTGCAGAAATTGATGGATGAGCCTAATACCAGTGGCAAGGCGCAATTTTTGATTTTTGCACCAACACGTGAATTAGCCTTCCAAATTCAACATGTCTTTCACCAACTTGGCAGTGCATTCAAACCCATCATTACGATGTTGACCGGTGGCGCCTCACCTTGGGCGCAAGTGCAGCATGCAGAGACAGCTGGCGCCGATATTATTATTGCCACACCAGGCCGAATCTTAAGTCTGGTCAATAGTCATTCCATTGATTTGACTGGCATTGAAATGGTCGTCATTGATGAGGCTGATCGCATGTTGGATATGGGACAGGGACCGGATGTCCTGCATAGTCTCGCCAAAATAGGTCACCCATTTCAGGCCGGATTATTTTCCGCCACACTCGCTGGCAGTGGGGTTCGCTTGTTTGCAGAGTCCTTATTAAAAGACCCACAAGAAATTCTTTTACAGGCGGCCAATCAGCAGGCTCAAAATGTCACGCAAGAAGTCTATCTCTGCGACAATCAGGAACATAAGCAAGCAATTTTGTTGTCATTTCTGGCTCAGGAGGATTGCACAAGAGCCCTAGTCTTTTGTAATAAAAAAATACGTGCTGAGTCAGTTTGTGACTTTTTACAATCCCAGAATATCTCTGCGCAGTTATTGCATGGCGATTTTGACCAATCCGTGCGGCGGGAACGAATTCGCAAGTTTCGAAGCGGTCAAATCCGGGTTACGGTTGCCACGGATGTCGCGGCGCGCGGTCTGGATGTAGCCGATATCAGTCACGTCATCAATTATGATGTGCCATTTCGAGGTGATGCCTATATCCATCGCATTGGGCGTACAGGCCGTGCCGACAAATATGGCCTCGCCATCAACTTGGTGGAACCGCATGACCATAAAAATCTGCAACGAATTGAACACCATGTTGGTGGCAAATTACCTATTCGAAAACGTAAAGGCCTTGCGCCGAAAAGTAAAAGCAACAAAGCCTTCTCAAAGCCGAAAAACAAGCCACGCTATATAGCTAAAAAAGAGCGCCAAGGTTAA